One genomic window of Anoplolepis gracilipes chromosome 5, ASM4749672v1, whole genome shotgun sequence includes the following:
- the Rps21 gene encoding small ribosomal subunit protein eS21, with product MENDLGNLVDLYIPRKCSASNRIIHAKDHASIQLTLADVDPETGRMTDTHKMYAICGAIRRMGESDDCLVRLTKKDGLLPKNF from the exons atggagaaCGATTTGGGAAATCTGGTTGACTTGTACATCCCACGAAAATG CTCTGCAAGTAATCGTATCATTCATGCTAAGGATCATGCATCGATACAGTTGACATTGGCTGATGTCGATCCAGAAACTGGACGTATGACAGACACTCATAAGATGTATGCAATCTGTGGAGCAATTCGTCGTAtg GGTGAATCAGACGATTGTTTAGTGCGATTGACAAAGAAGGATGGACTTTTAccgaagaatttttaa
- the LOC140666110 gene encoding splicing factor 3A subunit 3-like, whose amino-acid sequence METILEQQRRYHEERERLMDGMVKEMLHRKAAHRENINSEHRLKMLLDQYMDSTMHLEDLYEDKDGQRKEEVQALSGPNEFSEFYSRLKSIKEFYRRHPNEISVPMSVEFEELAKMRENPTEELSNLVEFTDEEGYGKYLDLHECYQKYINLKGIEKIDYITYLSTFDHLFDIPRERKNAEYQRYVESLLGYLTDYLSRVRPLLDINTEIAEANKDFQTHWEKNTFPGWPKETGSALTHVGAHLELSAFSSWEELASLGLDRLKSALMALGLKCGGTLEERAQRLFSTKGEASLDPNLLAKNRKGKSAKTRDSEKQKEIARLEAQVYRLAELVSSQRVATKENVQRKQARTEGERGDSDAEASASESEEEDDNEVPYNPKNLPLGWDGKPIPYWLYKLHGLNISYNCEICGNFTYKGPKAFQRHFAEWRHAHGMRCLGIPNTAHFANVTQIEDALGLWDKLKAQKQAERWQPEQEEEFEDSLGNVVNRKTYEDLKRQGLL is encoded by the exons atggaaacgATATTGGAACAGCAACGACGATATCATGAAGAGAGGGAACGATTGATGGATGGAATGGTGAAAGAAATGTTACACAGAAAGGCAGCTCATCGTGAAAACATCAATTCGGAACATCGTCTAAAAATGTTATTGGATCAATATATGGATAGTACAATGCATTTGGAAGATTTGTATGAAGATAAAGATGGGCAGAGGAAAGAGGag gTTCAAGCACTCTCTGGTCCAAATGAATTCTCAGAATTTTATTCACGTTTGAAGTCGATAAAGGAATTTTATCGGCGACATCCTAATGAAATCAGTGTTCCTATGTCTGTCGAATTTGAGGAATTAGctaaaatgagagaaaatcCAACAGAAGAACTGTCCAATCTTGTCGAATTTACAGATGAGGAAGGTTATGGAAAATATCTCGATCTTCATGAgtgttatcaaaaatatattaatcttaaaggaatagaaaaaatagattatataactTACCTATCAACTTTTGatcatttatttgatattcctAGAGAGAGGAAGAATGCAGAGTATCAAAGATATGTTGAGTCTCTATTAGGATATTTGACAGATTACCTAAGCAGAGTGAGACCTCTGTTAGATATTAATACAGAAATTGCAGAAGCCAACAAAGATTTTCAGACTCATTGGGAGAAAAACACATTCCCTGGTTGGCCCAAGGAAACTGGAAGTGCTTTGACCCATGTAGGAGCACACTTGGAATTATCTGCATTTTCATCATGGGAGGAATTGGCATCTCTTGGCTTGGACAGATTAAAATCAGCTTTGATGGCTTTAGGACTTAAATGCGGAGGTACGCTTGAGGAACGGGCGCAAAGACTTTTCAGTACAAAAGGTGAAGCCTCTTTAGATCCCAACTTATTAGCTAAAAATCGAAAGGGAAAGTCAGCTAAAACTAGAGATTCTGAGAAGCAAAAGGAAATTGCGCGACTCGAGGCTCAGGTGTATAGGCTTGCCGAACTAGTATCTAGTCAACGAGTAGCTACGAAAGAAAATGTACAAAGAAAACAAGCAAGAACCGAGGGTGAAAGAGGCGATTCTGATGCAGAAGCAAGTGCGAGCGAATCGGAAGAAGAGGATGACAATGAGGTTCCATATAATCCAAAAAATTTGCCCTTAGGCTGGGATGGGAAACCGATACCTTATTGGTTGTACAAACTGCATGGTCTAAACATTAGTTACAATTGTGAAATTTGTggcaattttacatataaaggTCCAAAGGCATTCCAGAGACACTTCGCGGAATGGAGACACGCTCACGGCATGCGCTGTCTTGGTATTCCGAACACGGCTCATTTTGCCAATGTTACTCAAATTGAAGATGCCCTTGGTCTGTGGGACAAACTCAAAGCACAGAAACAAGCAGAACGTTGGCAACCAGAACAGGAAGAAGAATTTGAAGACTCGCTTGGCAATGTAGTCAATCGCAAAACGTATGAGGATCTTAAGAGACAAGGCCTgctataa
- the LOC140666356 gene encoding uncharacterized protein isoform X2, protein MSMKESPWDVELHLAAARGDAKRLRILLDSGRVHVDCKDKDGTTPLILAAAGGHIDAVTELLHQGADSNAKRLTGTTALFFAAQGGYMDIADLLLEHGAIVDSCSIDGGTPLFVACQYGHLDVVEGLIERGASPNAHMKDGATALFIAAQNGHLRILEVLLERGAKTDAARTDGATPLWIASQMGHDHVVRRLLKAGAKVDATRHDGATPLFKAAHKGHTAVIGELLKYRPSLGILPNGESALHAAALTGHMTVARQLVGAGADPLLINQEGITPLQLAVRHSQTQVANYLKDKVRVRTASC, encoded by the exons ATGTCCATGAAG GAGTCGCCTTGGGATGTGGAGCTGCACCTGGCGGCAGCACGTGGGGATGCCAAGCGTCTCCGTATTTTATTGGACTCTGGACGCGTCCACGTTGATTGTAAGGACAAG GATGGCACGACACCTTTGATTTTAGCTGCCGCCGGTGGCCATATCGACGCTGTGACCGAGCTATTACATCAAGGAGCGGATTCTAATGCCAAAAGACTG ACCGGGACAACGGCTTTGTTTTTTGCCGCCCAGGGTGGTTACATGGATATCGCGGATCTACTTTTGGAACACGGCGCGATTGTGGATTCGTGCAGCATA GACGGAGGCACGCCGCTCTTCGTCGCATGTCAATACGGTCATCTGGACGTTGTGGAGGGTTTAATAGAGCGAGGTGCCAGTCCGAACGCTCACATGAAA GACGGCGCTACAGCACTGTTTATCGCCGCCCAAAACGGTCATCTTCGTATTCTGGAGGTCCTCCTGGAACGCGGGGCGAAAACGGACGCGGCGAGAACGGACGGCGCCACACCTCTCTGGATCGCGTCGCAAATGGGGCACGACCATGTCGTTAGAAGGTTGTTGAAAGCTGGTGCCAAGGTCGACGCCACTAGACAC GATGGCGCGACTCCGCTTTTCAAAGCCGCTCACAAAGGTCACACCGCCGTCATCGGCGAGCTGCTCAAATACCGTCCTTCGCTCGGCATACTTCCT AATGGCGAAAGTGCATTGCACGCTGCAGCCTTGACGGGACACATGACAGTCGCGAGGCAGCTCGTGGGAGCGGGAGCAGATCCTTTGCTCATAAATCAGGAGGGCATCACACCGCTTCAGCTGGCCGTCAGGCACTCGCAGACGCAGGTCGCCAATTACCTAAAGGATAAAGTGAGAGTACGAACTGCATCCTGTTAA
- the LOC140666356 gene encoding uncharacterized protein isoform X1: protein MSMKKESPWDVELHLAAARGDAKRLRILLDSGRVHVDCKDKDGTTPLILAAAGGHIDAVTELLHQGADSNAKRLTGTTALFFAAQGGYMDIADLLLEHGAIVDSCSIDGGTPLFVACQYGHLDVVEGLIERGASPNAHMKDGATALFIAAQNGHLRILEVLLERGAKTDAARTDGATPLWIASQMGHDHVVRRLLKAGAKVDATRHDGATPLFKAAHKGHTAVIGELLKYRPSLGILPNGESALHAAALTGHMTVARQLVGAGADPLLINQEGITPLQLAVRHSQTQVANYLKDKVRVRTASC, encoded by the exons ATGTCCATGAAG aaGGAGTCGCCTTGGGATGTGGAGCTGCACCTGGCGGCAGCACGTGGGGATGCCAAGCGTCTCCGTATTTTATTGGACTCTGGACGCGTCCACGTTGATTGTAAGGACAAG GATGGCACGACACCTTTGATTTTAGCTGCCGCCGGTGGCCATATCGACGCTGTGACCGAGCTATTACATCAAGGAGCGGATTCTAATGCCAAAAGACTG ACCGGGACAACGGCTTTGTTTTTTGCCGCCCAGGGTGGTTACATGGATATCGCGGATCTACTTTTGGAACACGGCGCGATTGTGGATTCGTGCAGCATA GACGGAGGCACGCCGCTCTTCGTCGCATGTCAATACGGTCATCTGGACGTTGTGGAGGGTTTAATAGAGCGAGGTGCCAGTCCGAACGCTCACATGAAA GACGGCGCTACAGCACTGTTTATCGCCGCCCAAAACGGTCATCTTCGTATTCTGGAGGTCCTCCTGGAACGCGGGGCGAAAACGGACGCGGCGAGAACGGACGGCGCCACACCTCTCTGGATCGCGTCGCAAATGGGGCACGACCATGTCGTTAGAAGGTTGTTGAAAGCTGGTGCCAAGGTCGACGCCACTAGACAC GATGGCGCGACTCCGCTTTTCAAAGCCGCTCACAAAGGTCACACCGCCGTCATCGGCGAGCTGCTCAAATACCGTCCTTCGCTCGGCATACTTCCT AATGGCGAAAGTGCATTGCACGCTGCAGCCTTGACGGGACACATGACAGTCGCGAGGCAGCTCGTGGGAGCGGGAGCAGATCCTTTGCTCATAAATCAGGAGGGCATCACACCGCTTCAGCTGGCCGTCAGGCACTCGCAGACGCAGGTCGCCAATTACCTAAAGGATAAAGTGAGAGTACGAACTGCATCCTGTTAA
- the LOC140666357 gene encoding syntaxin-1B, which produces MVRDRMPDLRASRNNSSTFGRGFLQEVHLQIVQNKKLKELLNEAEEIRALIHLINKNISIIKDLHNNILSHTNKDIQKELETRTCTISQTAFRVQQKLRDMGKDITAIDDLTIATAQNGSVYTRIKILQYTTMMQLFSEIMEDYNGSLLRYHDKCLLLLQQQRSLIRRQVTSEELDHMLDAQETSLFVDNILEDSKIARQQLSDIKSRHNDVLKLEKSLIEVRDTFAEIAFLVEKQGEQITNIEYFANKTTDNIDGGRLQLKKTEKKSHRNRKRKIKSAIIISLIITIFFLFIIMSF; this is translated from the exons ATGGTTCGTGATCGTATGCCTGATTTGCGTGCT AGCCGAAATAACAGCAGCACGTTTGGCAGAGGATTCTTGCAGGAAGTACACCTTCAAATAGTCCAAAATAAGAAGCTGAAGGAATTACTCAACGAA GCTGAGGAAATACGCGCGCTAATTCAccttataaacaaaaatatttctatcataaaagatttacacaataatattctGTCGCATACGAATAAAG acatACAAAAAGAACTGGAGACGCGTACATGTACGATCTCGCAAACAGCTTTCCGCGTGCAGCAAAAATTACGAG atatgGGAAAAGATATTACAGCCATTGATGATTTGACTATAGCTACGGCACAAAACGGATCTGTATAtacaagaattaaaatattacaatacacAACTATGATGCAGctattttctgaaattatgGAGGATTATAATGGATCATTATTAAGATACCATGATAAATGTCTTTTGCTCTTGCAACAGCAGCGTTCGTTAA TAAGACGGCAAGTTACAAGCGAGGAATTGGACCATATGCTGGATGCCCAAGAAACTAGCTTATTTGTCgacaat attttagaAGACAGCAAGATTGCAAGGCAACAATTatcagatataaaaagtagaCATAATGATGTTTTAAAATTGGAAAAGTCTCTCATAGAAGTCAGAGACACATTTGcagaaattgcatttttagTGGAGAaacaa gGAGAACAAATCactaatatagaatattttgccAATAAGACAACGGATAACATCGATGGCGGACGTCTTCAGTTGaaaaagacagaaaaaaaaagtcatagaAATAGAAAG agGAAAATCAAGAGTGCTATTATTATAAgtctaataataacaattttctttttattcatcattatgtcattttaa
- the LOC140666351 gene encoding condensin-2 complex subunit D3, with protein sequence MESLQIFHDFKLDTLDEEWIKSIWDSEFLTYDEVPEDYLEYLESDDARQLLHKSRLVLKEWIVANERECETSEYSWQALMILNINIRALLATFGYIMKTGQCTEFDEDSREACLEATSLYFMLLTVPGSNAFGIYHPNLYQRAIKTLKMSESLFSSVRKSGKETNVINSSIDDESTDCYIMLDSEKLRLVKELNRIICDLVVMLKSFRFKEHTESLDVTICMLMDITKLKMYVKSHNTYGLTSLTQNAFVALQELCSNNHGTVDMTIMLIAQYMLPDLLFHHTNVQPKSISMMHETVMYFLKSLLKVHNMETTQAVVTLIHQLMVKCPERSEGRQRQAAVVIKLLHICNKDTIITVFRDIILFSHNGKISYRLFAQEIIGKLLTEFFLSNDLNEDTKIKIRKILVSVVLSRCIDQSVLVRGKAMATFASFSDCNNDIDKMILEKIFVVSALNKMFPMVDELERALSEDIDPLPGSNTVVTMLLDRVNDERALVQRSALKILRNLSIMFPALTNKITHVISDRCRDPTLTVRQFAVHVLSEILERFPHNSSLLNEWTQAVVPQIYDIEAKVQEKVLECLGNVLLNRIMKASTYIPDDANNLPWRVLEKLSNMKMRKHLSKACGLWVKNGVITNSMISNLQSHIGTDNTIGAWILLAALAENMKIPTIDKYITDYKEIIQKNDYHASLVLHVLRHAWSVLDRDCLEDLHQHLYKCICRFEITFNLISICLDILSVVLRYLHAEKSSQLIESNMLELMRLSEAEIQDLTLEESRSLIQETLKVRAICTLGHASLLCTNKISSSTLRALKQLLLQWESLPEATKEMKNLQASTVVILCQQALRDREIAKEVTPIFGGLMRQETNPDSPIKTAVKINAAKALADICVRFTDLVEPYLPDMCISMKDSNSGVREAIVVIFIQLLLEDFIKLKGPFFFHILTMLSDTDSMIRELTIFLVEEKLLVKNKTLIFKQFLESIYHYNNYQSRNVFYGHRMSDREKKLLTLPGRVNQDNRNIIYEFMLEHLDASAKLKLVMKLTKNILGEICDHDSIDITTEEGACVLKDVVFIIGNNRLQPSSLNEKQKDDTQEQDEISHTSNNNAVNVIIATMKKHNLDHLLPTLITLQKKLAALKSHLEDDVESLLFKIYSEYNEEQLLGVLNEYPELEKEMSHYQRKLKDKVVSESNDSRNGNASFIVNHRSDSELLDLCKRSMPKVLLHRLSPSMIMHYKNKSEDSGICSQQLAISYSDTLVTNSSTHLERLLSIQTPPPEPNLISSANTSTPNSCPSSSFTPRLRRSSSEREISPEYTSRRKLFKK encoded by the exons ATGGAATCGTTACAAATATTTCACGATTTCAAGCTGGATACTCTCGATGAAGAGTGGATCAAGTCGATCTGGGATTCAGAGTTCCTGACTTACGATGAAGTACCCGAAGATTATCTCGAGTACCTCGAGAGCGATGATGCCAGACAGTTGTTGCATAAGTCCCGTCTCGTTCTAAAGGAATGGATCGTCGCTAACGAACGTGAGTGTGAAACCTCTGAATATTCATGGCAAGCTCTGATGATCTTGAATATCAACATACGTGCTTTGCTTGCAACGTTTGGTTACATAATGAAGACTGGCCAATGTACTGAGTTTGATGAAGACTCCAGAGAAGCGTGTCTGGAAGCTACAAGTTTGTATTTTATGCTTCTCACTGTACCTGGTAGCAATGCATTCGGGATTTATCATCCTAACTTGTACCAGAGAGCGATCAAAACCTTGAAGATGTCAGAAAGCTTATTTTCTTCAGTTAGAAAGAGTGGCAAAGAAACAAATGTGATAAATTCCAGTATTGATGACGAATCGACAGATTGTTACATTATGTTAGATTCGGAGAAGTTGAGGcttgtaaaagaattaaataggaTTATTTGCGACCTTGTTGTAATGTTAAAATCATTTCGGTTCAAAGAACACACAGAGTCTTTGGATGTTACAATATGCATGTTAATGGATATTACAAAACTGAAGATGTACGTTAAGTCTCACAACACATATGGGCTAACATCGCTGACTCAGAATGCATTTGTAGCTTTGCAAGAATTATGCAGTAACAATCATGGCACTGTTGACATGACTATAATGTTAATAGCGCAATACATGCTTCCCGATCTGTTATTTCATCACACAAATGTGCAACCAAAGTCTATTAGTATGATGCATGAGACAGTTATgtactttttaaaaagtttgttGAAAGTTCACAATATGGAAACAACGCAGGCAGTTGTAACTTTAATACATCAGTTGATGGTGAAATGTCCAGAAAGATCAGAGGGCCGCCAAAGGCAAGCGGCTGTTGTAATAAAACTGTTACACATATGTAACAAAGACACTATAATAACAGTTTTcagagatataatattattttcacacaatggtaaaatatcttatagaTTATTTGCACAAGAAATCATAGGAAAACTCTTgacggaattttttttatcaaacgaTCTAAATgaagatacaaaaataaagataagaaaaattttagtaagCGTGGTATTGTCTCGTTGTATAGATCAGTCAGTCTTGGTAAGAGGAAAAGCTATGGCTACATTTGCTTCGTTTTCTGATTGTAATAATGATATCGATAAAAtgattcttgaaaaaatatttgtagttTCAGCCTTGAATAAAATGTTTCCTATGGTCGACGAGTTGGAAAGAGCGCTGTCGGAGGACATTGATCCATTACCAGGATCAAATACTGTTGTTACAATGTTACTGGACAGAGTCAACGACGAGCGCGCGCTGGTTCAACGAAGCGCtctgaaaattttaagaaatttatccATCATGTTCCCAGCACTTACAAACAAGATTACGCATGTGATAAGTGATCGTTGCAGGGATCCTACCTTAACTGTACGTCAATTCGCAGTACATGTTCTTTCAGAGATTTTAGAACGATTTCCTCATAATTCGAGTCTCCTCAACGAATGGACACAGGCTGTTGTACCGCAAATATATGATATCGAAGCTAAAGTACAAGAAAAGGTATTGGAATGTTTGGGAAACGTGttgttaaatagaataatgaaAGCCTCTACATATATTCCGGATGATGCGAATAATCTGCCGTGGAGAGTGCTGGAGAAATTGAGTAACATGAAAATGAGAAAGCATTTGTCGAAAGCTTGCGGCTTGTGGGTCAAGAACGGCGTTATTACCAACTCTATGATATCGAATTTACAATCGCACATCGGTACGGATAACACCATAGGCGCATGGATTCTGTTAGCCGCCCTAGCCGAAAATATGAAGATTCCAactatagataaatatatcacggaTTATAAGGAAATTATCCAGAAGAACGATTATCACGCGAGTTTGGTTCTGCATGTCTTGAGACACGCATGGTCCGTTTTAGATCGTGATTGCCTCGAGGATCTCCATCAGCATCTCTACAAATGTATTTGCCGTTTTGAGATCACGTTCAACTTAATCAGCATTTGTCTGGATATCCTGAGCGTTGTATTACGATATTTGCACGCCGAAAAGAGTAGCCAATTGATAGAATCGAATATGCTGGAACTAATGAGGCTGTCAGAGGCGGAGATTCAAGATTTAACACTAGAAGAGAGTAGAAGTCTTATTCAAGAGACACTTAAAGTAAGAGCTATATGTACTTTGGGTCACGCTTCGCTTTTGTGCACCAACAAGATTTCTTCGTCGACTCTACGAGCTCTAAAACAATTGTTGTTACAATGGGAATCGTTGCCGGAAGCTACCAAAGAGATGAAGAATCTACAGGCATCCACAGTAGTCATTCTTTGTCAGCAAGCGCTGAGAGATCGCGAAATCGCAAAGGAAGTCACGCCGATATTTGGTGGTTTGATGCGTCAAGAAACAAATCCAGACTCACCGATTAAGACTGCAGTCAAGATAAACGCCGCGAAAGCATTGGCTGACATTTGTGTGAGATTTACCGATTTAGTAGAACCGTATTTGCCCGACATGTGCATCAGCATGAAAGATTCGAATTCAGGTGTGAGAGAAGCCATAGTTGTGATATTCATTCAACTTCTGCTGGaggattttataaaactgaaGGGTCCATTCTTCTTTCACATATTGACGATGCTATCAGATACGGATAGTATGATACGCGAACTGACGATCTTCCTAGTGGAAGAAAAACTTCTAGTGAAGAATAAGACTTTAATTTTCAAGCAGTTCCTCGAGagtatatatcattataacaattatcagTCTCGTAATGTGTTCTATGGTCATAGAATGAGCGATCGAGAGAAGAAACTGTTGACGCTACCTGGAAGGGTGAATCAAGACAACCGTAACATCATTTACGAATTTATGCTGGAACATTTAGACGCGTCAGCGAAACTTAAATTGGTTatgaaattaactaaaaatattcttggcGAAATATGTGACCATGATTCCATCGATATTACGACAGAGGAGGGGGCGTGTGTCTTAAAAGATGTGGTATTTATAATCGGTAATAACCGTCTGCAACCATCATCTCTCAATGAGAAGCAAAAGGATGATACACAAGAGCAAGATGAAATTTCTCACACGTCAAATAATAACGCGGTGAATGTTATTATAGCGACGATGAAGAAACATAATTTAGATCATTTGTTACCTACGTTAATTACGCTACAGAAGAAACTTGCCGCTTTGAAGTCTCACTTAGAAGATGATGTGGAGAGTCTACTATTCAAGATCTACTCGGAATACAACGAAGAACAGTTGCTCGGTGTATTAAATGAATATCCTGAATTGGAAAAAGAAATGAGTCATTATCAACG GAAACTGAAAGACAAAGTCGTTTCAGAGAGCAATGATAGTAGGAACGGTAATGCATCATTTATTGTAAATCACAGGAGCGATTCGGAATTATTGGATCTATGCAAACGATCGATGCCCAAAGTTCTACTCCACCGTCTTTCACCTTCGATGATAATGCATTACAAAAACAAATCAGAAGATTCTGGTATTTGTTCGCAACAACTCGCAATATCTTACAGCGATACGTTAGTTACAAATTCGTCGACACATCTGGAAAGATTATTGTCGATACAAACGCCACCTCCAGAACCGAATCTTATTTCCAGTGCTAATACATCGACTCCAAATTCGTGTCCTAGCAGTTCTTTCACACCAAGATTACGTAGATCCTCGAGCGAGCGAGAAATATCACCGGAATATACTTCTCGGcgtaaattgtttaaaaaatag
- the LOC140666354 gene encoding lymphokine-activated killer T-cell-originated protein kinase isoform X2, which produces MAEFSTPTRVKCKSKTDNPELNTPIKIPASPFLQQIGYGTGVAVYMLERSPKIGFARSPWAVKKWLKGRNNEVNNGRLRLEADVLRRLNHPNIIGFRAFTTGADGKPCLAMEALDMSLGDKIEERREFLEDEPFPAKNILKVGFEIIKGLKYLHHMAYILHGDIKSWNVLVSHDFNVVKLCDFGNALPLTESFEVDTSKGNFSYVGTECWNPPEVVLEDGPVTNAADIWTYGLILWEMISLSVPHSEELNESESLDNSITEADLTNKTFDDSKPDMDESITFLKEIMPRTRSKYGTRPALPAIELGKDYEKILEIFFICTTANYKLRPSAKALVNYFEKCIRFVP; this is translated from the exons atgGCTGAATTTAGTACACCAACGAGAGTAAAATGCAAAAGCAAAACGGATAATCCCGAATTAAATACTCCCATCAAAATACCAGCATCACCCTTTTTACAACAGATAGGCTATGGCACTG gaGTCGCTGTATACATGTTGGAAAGATCGCCAAAGATAGGCTTTGCACGTTCACCTTGGGCAGTAAAGAAATGGCTAAAGGGAAGAAACAACGAAGTAAACAATGGACGTCTTCGATTAGAAGCAGATGTTCTGCGACGATTGAATCATCCTAATATCATTGGTTTTAGAGCTTTTACCACAGGGGCAGATGGAAAGCCTTGCTTGGCTATGGAAGCGTTGGATATGTCGCTtg GTGACAAGATAGAGGAAAGACGAGAGTTTTTAGAAGATGAACCATTCCCAGCCAAGAATATTCTGAAAGTTGGTTTTGAAATCATAAAAggattgaaatatttacatcatatggcatacatattacatggagatataaaaagttggaACGTTTTGGTGTCCCATGATTTCAATGTGGTTAAACTGTGCGACTTTGGGAATGCTTTACCATTGACAGAATCTTTTGAAGTAGATACGTCAAAAGGCAACTTTTCTTATGTTGGAACAGAATGTTGGAATCCTCCTGAAGTTGTACTTG aaGATGGACCAGTGACGAATGCTGCTGACATTTGGACATATGGCCTTATTCTTTGGGAAATGATATCTTTGTCAGTTCCTCATTCTGAAGAACTCAATGAAAGTGAATCTTTAGACAACTCAATTACAGAGGCAGATTTgacaaataaaacatttgatgATTCTAAACCTGATATGGATGAAAGTATTACTTTCCTCAAAGAAATAATGCCACGTACACGCAGTAAATatg GTACACGTCCAGCTTTACCTGCAATTGAGTTAGGCAAAGACTATGAGaaaatacttgaaatattctttatatgtaCTACAgccaattataaattaagaccCAGTGCGAAAGCACTTGTAAACTACTTTGAAAAATGT ATCCGTTTTGTGCCGTAG
- the LOC140666354 gene encoding lymphokine-activated killer T-cell-originated protein kinase isoform X1, whose translation MAEFSTPTRVKCKSKTDNPELNTPIKIPASPFLQQIGYGTGVAVYMLERSPKIGFARSPWAVKKWLKGRNNEVNNGRLRLEADVLRRLNHPNIIGFRAFTTGADGKPCLAMEALDMSLGDKIEERREFLEDEPFPAKNILKVGFEIIKGLKYLHHMAYILHGDIKSWNVLVSHDFNVVKLCDFGNALPLTESFEVDTSKGNFSYVGTECWNPPEVVLEDGPVTNAADIWTYGLILWEMISLSVPHSEELNESESLDNSITEADLTNKTFDDSKPDMDESITFLKEIMPRTRSKYGTRPALPAIELGKDYEKILEIFFICTTANYKLRPSAKALVNYFEKCVSIDKL comes from the exons atgGCTGAATTTAGTACACCAACGAGAGTAAAATGCAAAAGCAAAACGGATAATCCCGAATTAAATACTCCCATCAAAATACCAGCATCACCCTTTTTACAACAGATAGGCTATGGCACTG gaGTCGCTGTATACATGTTGGAAAGATCGCCAAAGATAGGCTTTGCACGTTCACCTTGGGCAGTAAAGAAATGGCTAAAGGGAAGAAACAACGAAGTAAACAATGGACGTCTTCGATTAGAAGCAGATGTTCTGCGACGATTGAATCATCCTAATATCATTGGTTTTAGAGCTTTTACCACAGGGGCAGATGGAAAGCCTTGCTTGGCTATGGAAGCGTTGGATATGTCGCTtg GTGACAAGATAGAGGAAAGACGAGAGTTTTTAGAAGATGAACCATTCCCAGCCAAGAATATTCTGAAAGTTGGTTTTGAAATCATAAAAggattgaaatatttacatcatatggcatacatattacatggagatataaaaagttggaACGTTTTGGTGTCCCATGATTTCAATGTGGTTAAACTGTGCGACTTTGGGAATGCTTTACCATTGACAGAATCTTTTGAAGTAGATACGTCAAAAGGCAACTTTTCTTATGTTGGAACAGAATGTTGGAATCCTCCTGAAGTTGTACTTG aaGATGGACCAGTGACGAATGCTGCTGACATTTGGACATATGGCCTTATTCTTTGGGAAATGATATCTTTGTCAGTTCCTCATTCTGAAGAACTCAATGAAAGTGAATCTTTAGACAACTCAATTACAGAGGCAGATTTgacaaataaaacatttgatgATTCTAAACCTGATATGGATGAAAGTATTACTTTCCTCAAAGAAATAATGCCACGTACACGCAGTAAATatg GTACACGTCCAGCTTTACCTGCAATTGAGTTAGGCAAAGACTATGAGaaaatacttgaaatattctttatatgtaCTACAgccaattataaattaagaccCAGTGCGAAAGCACTTGTAAACTACTTTGAAAAATGTGTGAGTATTGacaaactataa